A genomic window from Triticum urartu cultivar G1812 chromosome 7, Tu2.1, whole genome shotgun sequence includes:
- the LOC125523554 gene encoding uncharacterized protein LOC125523554 isoform X1 — MGKFDDGLLGTKGDEGWVAWTSGLLRGAVAWVKPAAKARNPHNEVHRPDRQRVEPTAQAKTDKKSEDTTNTAGCSCTRCSYCKKKDPTSRQQQQHKPSPAQQQKPAKKVKTVA; from the exons ATGGGGAAGTTTGACGATGGTCTCTTAGGGACTAAGGGTGACGAGGGGTGGGTCGCCTGGACTTCGGGGTTGTTGAGAGGCGCGGTAGCCTGGGTAAAGCCCGCAGCCAAGGCTCGTAATCCGCACAACGAAGTCCACCGGCCGGATCGACAGCGGGTGGAGCCCACCGCTCAGGCGAAGACAGACAAGAAAAG CGAGGACACTACCAACACTGCTGGCTGCTCCTGCACACGCTGCTCGTACTGCAAGAAGAAAGATCCAACAAGTCGTCAACAGCAGCAGCACAAGCCCAGCCCTGCTCAGCAGCAGAAACCCGCAAAAAAAG TGAAAACGGTGGCGTGA
- the LOC125523554 gene encoding uncharacterized protein LOC125523554 isoform X2: MGKFDDGLLGTKGDEGWVAWTSGLLRGAVAWVKPAAKARNPHNEVHRPDRQRVEPTAQAKTDKKSEDTTNTAGCSCTRCSYCKKKDPTSRQQQQHKPSPAQQQKPAKKG; encoded by the exons ATGGGGAAGTTTGACGATGGTCTCTTAGGGACTAAGGGTGACGAGGGGTGGGTCGCCTGGACTTCGGGGTTGTTGAGAGGCGCGGTAGCCTGGGTAAAGCCCGCAGCCAAGGCTCGTAATCCGCACAACGAAGTCCACCGGCCGGATCGACAGCGGGTGGAGCCCACCGCTCAGGCGAAGACAGACAAGAAAAG CGAGGACACTACCAACACTGCTGGCTGCTCCTGCACACGCTGCTCGTACTGCAAGAAGAAAGATCCAACAAGTCGTCAACAGCAGCAGCACAAGCCCAGCCCTGCTCAGCAGCAGAAACCCGCAAAAAAAG GGTGA